A stretch of Roseibium porphyridii DNA encodes these proteins:
- the sigJ gene encoding RNA polymerase sigma factor SigJ, translated as MFETARPRLLGLAYRMLGSMADAEDAVQDTFLSWQKLDKASVANADAYLTTICTNRCLDGLKAAHRKRLDYVGPWIPEPLQLAGDTDPEADLNRAQSLTTAFLLLLERLSPKERAAYLLREVFGTPYEDVAETLNLSVPSCRQLVSRAAKHIKDPASRFVPPPDHQKRMLSAFLEALESGSTEQLSGLLSETVRFQSDGGGKTTALGRVLEGRGDVAKYVALILRRLWGGAPVLPCSINGLRGIVVLENMRVVTALTLSYDGDGRIDGIFVVRNPEKLKALATPLHHDPNSGALWQ; from the coding sequence ATGTTTGAAACTGCCCGCCCGCGCCTGCTTGGGTTGGCTTATCGCATGCTCGGCTCCATGGCCGATGCCGAAGACGCCGTTCAGGACACGTTCTTGAGCTGGCAGAAACTGGACAAGGCATCTGTGGCCAACGCAGATGCCTATCTGACGACAATCTGTACCAACCGCTGTCTGGACGGTTTGAAGGCAGCCCATAGAAAACGGCTCGACTATGTGGGTCCGTGGATACCCGAACCGCTTCAGCTGGCCGGCGACACTGATCCGGAGGCAGACCTGAACCGGGCGCAATCATTGACGACAGCATTTCTGTTGCTTTTGGAGCGGCTAAGCCCGAAAGAGCGCGCCGCTTATCTGTTGCGTGAGGTCTTTGGCACCCCTTATGAGGACGTCGCTGAAACCTTGAACCTCAGCGTGCCCTCTTGTCGACAGCTTGTGTCTCGCGCTGCCAAGCATATCAAGGACCCGGCCTCGCGTTTTGTGCCACCCCCCGACCATCAAAAACGCATGTTGTCTGCTTTTCTGGAAGCGCTCGAAAGCGGGTCTACGGAACAGCTCAGCGGTCTGCTTTCAGAAACGGTTCGGTTTCAGTCTGATGGCGGCGGCAAGACGACCGCGTTGGGCCGTGTCCTAGAGGGGCGTGGAGATGTGGCCAAATATGTTGCGCTGATCCTTCGGCGCTTGTGGGGAGGTGCCCCTGTATTACCTTGCAGCATCAACGGTCTTCGCGGGATTGTCGTTCTGGAAAACATGCGCGTCGTAACTGCTCTGACACTGAGCTACGACGGGGACGGACGGATAGATGGCATATTTGTTGTTCGTAATCCGGAGAAGTTGAAGGCCCTGGCAACACCGCTTCATCACGATCCGAACAGCGGCGCGCTTTGGCAATAA
- a CDS encoding carboxymuconolactone decarboxylase family protein, translating into MTNVTPVNHHQNIPTVAKSFIAASGEIGNADLAPKLRHLVDLRASQMNQCAFCVKMHTEEALADGESQERLQRLVVWRHVDDFTPAEKAAFAWTEALTDLNPDTDYGRLRADLRNHFEDAQISAITAAIAMINLWNRVQVSNH; encoded by the coding sequence ATGACCAACGTTACTCCCGTCAATCACCACCAGAACATCCCCACAGTCGCAAAGAGCTTCATAGCCGCCAGCGGTGAAATCGGAAATGCCGACTTGGCTCCCAAACTGCGCCATCTGGTTGACTTGCGGGCGTCCCAGATGAATCAGTGCGCATTCTGCGTCAAGATGCACACGGAAGAAGCATTGGCAGATGGAGAAAGCCAGGAGCGGTTGCAGAGACTTGTTGTCTGGCGTCACGTCGACGATTTCACGCCGGCTGAAAAAGCAGCCTTTGCCTGGACGGAAGCCCTGACCGATTTGAACCCGGACACCGACTATGGCCGCTTGCGTGCCGACTTGCGCAATCACTTCGAAGATGCCCAGATCAGCGCAATCACAGCGGCTATTGCCATGATAAACCTCTGGAATCGGGTTCAGGTCTCAAACCACTGA
- a CDS encoding sigma-54-dependent transcriptional regulator, translating into MDHATVLLVDDEEDLRRSLGQGLELSGQDVFATGVAEEALERISRDFYGVLITDIRMPGTDGFQVMKQAFEIDPALPVVLITGHGDVPLAVEAMRAGAYDFLEKPFSVSHLASVVERALDRRRLVLENRKLREELADRTGLESRLVGRTPAMELLRRNVTALAATDADVLILGETGSGKEVVSRALHDEGPRKDKPFVALNCGALPAEIIESELFGHEKGAFTGASGQRIGKLEHAHGGTVFLDEIESMPLELQVKLLRVIENRTIERLGSNKPIELDVRFIAATKEDLEAAGKEGRFRLDLFYRLNVVNVAIPPLRDRLEDIPLLFRHLTVEARARYRREIPDIGDDYLAGLMTRDWPGNVRELRNVADRFVLGLEQMPEVQSGAGATLFEQVASYERTLIAAELKRNDGAIKPTYENLGLSRKALYEKMRKYELGKDEVLSA; encoded by the coding sequence ATGGACCACGCCACCGTTTTGCTGGTTGATGATGAAGAGGATCTGCGCAGATCCCTTGGCCAAGGCCTGGAACTGTCCGGCCAGGATGTGTTTGCGACGGGTGTTGCCGAAGAGGCCCTGGAACGGATCAGCCGCGATTTTTATGGTGTGCTGATCACGGATATCAGAATGCCCGGAACCGACGGTTTCCAGGTTATGAAACAGGCATTCGAAATTGATCCAGCGCTGCCGGTCGTGCTGATTACGGGACATGGTGATGTCCCGCTTGCGGTCGAGGCCATGCGCGCGGGCGCCTATGACTTTCTGGAAAAACCCTTCTCGGTTTCTCACCTGGCCTCCGTTGTCGAACGCGCGCTCGACAGGCGCCGCCTTGTTTTGGAAAACAGGAAACTCAGAGAAGAGCTCGCAGACCGGACTGGTCTGGAGAGCCGTCTGGTAGGCCGGACTCCGGCAATGGAGCTGCTGCGCCGAAATGTGACGGCGCTTGCGGCCACGGACGCGGATGTGTTGATCCTTGGCGAAACCGGCTCGGGAAAGGAAGTTGTTTCAAGAGCTCTGCATGATGAAGGGCCGCGCAAGGACAAACCGTTTGTCGCGCTCAATTGCGGCGCATTGCCTGCGGAAATCATAGAATCGGAGCTCTTCGGTCACGAAAAGGGCGCTTTCACAGGCGCCAGCGGGCAACGCATTGGAAAGCTGGAACATGCCCATGGCGGCACGGTTTTCCTGGATGAAATCGAATCGATGCCTCTGGAGCTTCAAGTGAAACTCTTGCGTGTCATCGAAAACAGGACGATCGAGCGGCTTGGCTCCAACAAGCCTATTGAACTCGACGTGCGTTTTATCGCGGCAACCAAAGAGGATCTGGAGGCGGCGGGCAAGGAAGGGCGTTTCCGGCTTGATCTTTTTTACCGGTTGAATGTCGTCAACGTCGCGATCCCGCCCCTGCGCGACCGTTTGGAAGATATTCCTCTGCTCTTTCGTCACCTGACAGTTGAAGCCAGAGCACGGTACAGGCGGGAAATCCCGGATATCGGGGATGATTATCTGGCTGGATTGATGACGCGGGACTGGCCCGGAAACGTGCGTGAACTGCGCAATGTTGCAGACAGGTTCGTTCTGGGGCTGGAGCAGATGCCTGAGGTGCAGTCCGGAGCCGGCGCTACCCTTTTTGAGCAGGTTGCCAGCTATGAGCGAACGCTGATCGCTGCGGAGCTCAAACGCAATGATGGGGCCATCAAGCCGACCTACGAAAACCTGGGCCTGTCCCGCAAGGCGCTTTATGAAAAGATGCGAAAATACGAGCTCGGAAAAGACGAAGTGCTGTCGGCTTAG
- a CDS encoding ATP-binding protein: protein MISRTKRPASKRLKFAIGAVMVVATLALIWLTGLASLRITLAEQETRAEANLAVQSAVLERLLDKFRLLSPLLARGPDVAQLLLEKHDNTDPGIAAIAAGMSGAEEVWIMDPQGNVSVSSRSGVPAGAIGGSETIRIAFEQARQGQLGRQLIPGTPISPSNYVFASPLRRNNALVGVLAVRVSLDDVEQAWALSKDPIVAINSSGRVVVTNVPFWRGKQFDDIDPGSDIADLTLPGRLELLLPAARNAGLHMQLAEDLPVLGWEVRTLVDIKDARQSAGWAMLVALLVCVIAAGGIWVLIARREAFMRQARRNRASALRLERRVQSRTADLRKTNVLLEQEVREREQAEANLRQTQAELVQAAKLATLGRMSAALSHEYNQPLAAIRSDAEIAGMLIDRNRADEAKTNLSRIGGMVARMAEIAKTLKGFTRKSGTDIKPVSLRQVIDEATLLLQPQIKQKEVRLDLDLPEQDIIVKGGRIRLEQVVINLLSNAVDAVGANPLPHVKLSLHRQGTEAVLTVSDNGPGIDGEVLPQIFDPFFTTKEVGAGLGLGLSIAYKIVHDFSGSLKASNLDDGGAVFTMRLPVADETVLAAE from the coding sequence ATGATAAGCAGAACCAAGCGTCCGGCCTCGAAAAGGCTGAAATTTGCGATCGGGGCCGTCATGGTCGTCGCCACGCTTGCCCTTATCTGGCTGACCGGGCTTGCGAGTTTGCGCATTACCCTTGCAGAGCAGGAAACCCGGGCAGAGGCCAATCTGGCTGTGCAGTCTGCCGTTCTGGAACGTCTTCTCGACAAGTTTCGCCTCTTGTCTCCCTTGCTCGCACGTGGGCCTGATGTCGCGCAGTTGCTGTTGGAAAAGCACGACAACACCGATCCGGGTATTGCCGCCATCGCCGCCGGCATGTCGGGGGCTGAGGAAGTCTGGATCATGGATCCGCAAGGCAATGTGTCCGTTTCCAGCAGGAGCGGCGTTCCGGCTGGCGCTATCGGTGGCAGCGAGACCATCCGGATTGCATTTGAACAAGCGCGTCAGGGGCAACTTGGTCGTCAATTGATCCCGGGAACTCCCATTTCACCGTCCAACTATGTGTTCGCGTCTCCGTTACGCAGGAACAATGCTCTGGTCGGCGTTTTGGCGGTCAGGGTCAGCCTCGACGATGTTGAACAGGCCTGGGCCCTCAGCAAGGATCCGATTGTTGCCATTAACAGTTCGGGCAGGGTCGTTGTTACAAATGTACCCTTTTGGCGTGGGAAACAGTTCGATGATATCGATCCTGGTTCTGATATTGCGGACTTGACCTTGCCGGGGCGTCTCGAGTTGCTGTTGCCCGCAGCTCGAAATGCAGGTTTGCATATGCAGCTTGCCGAAGACCTGCCTGTTCTGGGCTGGGAAGTCAGAACCTTGGTCGACATCAAGGACGCCAGACAGAGCGCCGGGTGGGCCATGCTGGTCGCCCTGCTTGTGTGCGTTATCGCGGCGGGCGGTATCTGGGTATTGATCGCGAGGCGCGAGGCTTTCATGCGTCAGGCGCGCAGGAACAGGGCCTCGGCCCTTCGTCTTGAACGCCGGGTCCAGAGCCGAACGGCCGACCTCCGCAAGACGAACGTGTTGCTGGAACAGGAAGTCCGGGAGCGCGAACAGGCAGAAGCCAATCTGCGCCAGACCCAGGCTGAATTGGTTCAGGCCGCCAAACTGGCGACGCTCGGGCGCATGTCGGCGGCCTTGAGCCACGAATACAATCAACCGCTTGCCGCCATTCGTTCCGATGCCGAAATTGCCGGCATGCTGATCGATCGGAACCGGGCCGATGAGGCCAAAACCAATCTTTCCAGGATTGGCGGCATGGTGGCACGGATGGCTGAAATTGCGAAAACGCTGAAAGGCTTCACACGCAAATCGGGGACAGACATCAAGCCGGTTTCGTTGCGGCAGGTGATCGATGAGGCAACGCTGCTTCTTCAGCCGCAGATCAAGCAGAAAGAAGTGCGGCTTGATCTCGACCTGCCCGAACAGGACATCATCGTTAAGGGGGGCCGCATTCGGCTTGAGCAGGTGGTGATCAATCTGCTCTCCAATGCCGTGGATGCTGTCGGCGCAAATCCACTGCCTCATGTAAAACTCTCGTTGCATCGTCAGGGTACCGAGGCCGTGCTGACCGTGTCTGACAATGGACCGGGAATAGATGGCGAGGTGTTGCCGCAGATATTCGACCCTTTCTTCACAACGAAGGAGGTCGGGGCCGGGCTCGGTTTGGGCTTGTCGATCGCCTACAAGATCGTCCATGACTTTTCCGGCTCGCTGAAAGCGTCAAATCTCGACGACGGCGGCGCGGTGTTCACAATGCGGTTGCCGGTGGCGGACGAAACTGTCCTCGCGGCCGAATAG
- the modC gene encoding molybdenum ABC transporter ATP-binding protein: MPMLSVDITGKLGEMDLNACFESAGGVTSLFGQSGAGKTTLTNMIAGLIKPEKGHIVVNGTVVFDSSNGIDLPVQQRRIGHVFQDARLFPHLSVKSNLTYSRWAGRRTPGRDFGEVVELLGLQSLLERKPATLSGGERQRVAIGRALLSDPRLLIMDEPLANLDQARRNDILPYLDRLCVEAGLPILYVSHSIEEVARLSNTLVILSDGQTPAYGPVAEMLTRTDLGRATGRHEAGALIEGKIAGIDQEWGLCLVDIGSAVLQIPGKVGDIGDAVRLRIRARDVALALSPPKGLSIRNCFEATISSISEETGPYAEILCSVSGQTLRARITRASVADLGLSAGKRVSVLIKSVAIDRRQRAPALASQAELTL, encoded by the coding sequence GTGCCGATGCTTAGCGTCGACATCACTGGCAAACTCGGCGAAATGGACTTGAACGCCTGCTTTGAAAGTGCCGGCGGGGTCACCTCATTGTTCGGCCAGTCCGGCGCGGGCAAAACAACGCTGACCAATATGATCGCAGGGCTGATCAAGCCGGAGAAGGGCCACATTGTCGTCAACGGCACGGTGGTCTTCGATTCGTCAAACGGTATCGATCTGCCAGTTCAACAAAGGCGGATCGGTCACGTCTTTCAAGACGCTCGCCTGTTTCCGCATCTTAGCGTCAAGTCGAACCTCACCTATTCCCGTTGGGCAGGAAGACGCACGCCCGGTCGGGATTTTGGTGAAGTTGTCGAACTTCTGGGCCTTCAAAGCCTTCTTGAACGCAAGCCGGCAACGCTGTCAGGTGGTGAAAGACAGAGGGTGGCAATCGGACGGGCTCTTCTTTCAGATCCACGTCTGCTGATCATGGACGAGCCTCTGGCCAATCTCGATCAGGCCCGTCGCAACGACATTCTTCCCTATCTTGATCGCTTGTGCGTGGAAGCAGGATTGCCGATCCTTTATGTCAGCCACTCGATTGAAGAAGTCGCGCGATTGTCGAACACACTGGTGATCTTGTCCGACGGACAAACGCCAGCCTACGGTCCGGTCGCCGAAATGTTGACGCGAACAGACCTTGGTCGGGCAACAGGTCGTCACGAGGCCGGTGCGCTTATTGAAGGAAAAATCGCAGGAATCGACCAGGAATGGGGACTTTGCCTTGTCGATATCGGATCCGCGGTTCTTCAGATCCCCGGCAAGGTCGGTGATATCGGCGATGCCGTGCGCTTGCGTATCAGGGCTCGGGACGTTGCTCTGGCGCTATCACCGCCCAAAGGGTTGTCGATCCGCAATTGCTTCGAGGCAACCATCAGCAGCATTTCTGAAGAAACCGGTCCCTACGCGGAAATTCTGTGTTCTGTAAGCGGACAGACATTGCGCGCCCGCATAACCAGAGCATCTGTTGCTGATCTCGGGCTCTCAGCAGGCAAAAGAGTGAGCGTTCTCATCAAGAGTGTAGCCATCGACCGCCGGCAAAGAGCGCCAGCTCTTGCGAGCCAGGCCGAATTGACACTCTAG
- the modB gene encoding molybdate ABC transporter permease subunit — protein MDFFDLQPAEWQALILTLKVASVALAFALPMAVLVAYLLARFRFPGHGVVNALVHLPLVLPPVVTGYVLLLAFGKKGPIGSFLDNTFGVSFAFNWTGAALAAGVMAFPLMVRPIRLSFEAVDPKLEDAAKSLGARRLTAFLTISLPLALPGILGGAILGFAKAMGEFGATITFVSNIPGETRTLALALYTATQTPSGDIAAFRLTLIAAFVAFAALIASELLARRLRNRIGGADA, from the coding sequence GTGGATTTTTTCGATCTTCAACCGGCCGAATGGCAGGCTCTGATCCTGACCCTCAAGGTGGCAAGCGTCGCCCTGGCATTTGCGCTTCCGATGGCCGTTCTTGTTGCCTATCTGCTTGCGCGGTTTCGGTTTCCCGGCCACGGTGTTGTCAACGCCCTTGTGCATCTGCCCCTTGTTCTGCCACCTGTTGTCACGGGCTATGTGCTTCTTCTGGCATTCGGCAAAAAGGGACCAATCGGGTCCTTTCTCGACAACACCTTTGGCGTCAGCTTTGCATTCAACTGGACCGGTGCGGCACTTGCCGCAGGCGTCATGGCGTTTCCGCTCATGGTCCGCCCCATCCGCCTTTCATTTGAGGCAGTTGATCCCAAGCTGGAAGATGCGGCCAAGTCACTTGGCGCGCGCCGGCTCACGGCTTTCCTGACTATTTCGCTGCCGCTCGCTCTTCCGGGTATTCTTGGAGGCGCGATTTTGGGATTCGCCAAGGCGATGGGGGAATTTGGCGCTACGATTACGTTTGTCTCCAACATTCCCGGTGAGACCCGTACGTTGGCATTGGCGCTTTATACGGCAACACAAACACCCAGCGGAGACATTGCAGCCTTCCGTTTGACACTGATTGCAGCCTTCGTGGCATTTGCCGCACTGATTGCCTCTGAACTGTTGGCGCGCCGATTGCGCAACAGAATAGGGGGTGCCGATGCTTAG
- the modA gene encoding molybdate ABC transporter substrate-binding protein: protein MLDILKALVLSILLVVPARADQPLTVFAAASMREAMEEIGTAFAEESGTSVLFSFAGTGTLARQIEAGAPADAFVSADAEWMDYVVDRQAVVLGSVREIASNRLVLLAPAGSPQLKPGASDLPVRLEGERLAIADPETVPAGRYGKAALQALGLWDRVSSHLAPMDNVRIVLAAVARGDVPFGLVYRTDAVVAPDALVVYEFPEDRHPRIRYLAAQTVNGSHAHTDRFLQFLAGPVAQEILHSSGFLTDKEG from the coding sequence TTGCTGGACATCTTAAAAGCCCTTGTACTGTCGATCTTGCTGGTTGTTCCTGCGCGGGCCGATCAGCCACTCACCGTATTTGCGGCGGCCAGCATGCGCGAGGCGATGGAAGAAATCGGTACGGCCTTCGCCGAAGAAAGCGGAACGAGTGTTCTCTTTTCCTTTGCCGGAACCGGAACGCTTGCGCGCCAGATAGAAGCAGGTGCACCCGCCGATGCGTTCGTATCAGCTGATGCGGAATGGATGGACTATGTCGTTGATCGGCAGGCCGTCGTGCTGGGGTCCGTTCGAGAAATCGCATCCAATCGGCTTGTATTGTTGGCACCGGCAGGCAGCCCACAACTCAAACCTGGCGCTTCCGACCTTCCAGTGCGGTTGGAGGGCGAGCGTCTGGCAATTGCGGACCCGGAAACTGTCCCCGCTGGCCGATATGGAAAAGCTGCCCTTCAAGCCCTCGGGCTTTGGGATCGTGTTTCGTCGCATCTCGCGCCAATGGACAATGTGCGTATCGTGTTGGCTGCGGTGGCTCGCGGCGACGTTCCTTTTGGTCTTGTTTACCGGACAGATGCAGTTGTCGCACCCGACGCGCTGGTCGTTTACGAATTTCCCGAAGATCGTCACCCCAGGATCCGGTATCTGGCCGCGCAAACAGTGAATGGGTCACATGCGCACACAGACCGGTTTCTTCAGTTCCTCGCAGGACCTGTCGCGCAAGAGATCTTGCACTCATCGGGCTTTCTAACCGATAAGGAAGGCTAG
- a CDS encoding GNAT family N-acetyltransferase: MTIELVSQVPDVDIYLQLRTNGGLSGYDRNAAEIGLKNSLFSVLLLDEGTPIGMGRLIGDGGCFVQVTDIVVLPAYQGLGLGKRIMAALTEFIETRLPPTTYVSLIADVPANKLYEQFGFRETAPASIGMSRRSS; this comes from the coding sequence ATGACAATCGAACTGGTTTCACAGGTCCCTGATGTCGACATCTATCTGCAACTGCGCACGAATGGTGGCCTGAGCGGTTATGACCGGAACGCTGCCGAAATCGGATTGAAGAACAGCCTTTTCTCCGTTCTGTTGCTGGACGAGGGAACACCGATTGGCATGGGACGCCTGATCGGCGACGGCGGCTGTTTCGTTCAAGTGACCGACATAGTCGTGCTGCCCGCGTACCAGGGCCTGGGATTGGGGAAGCGTATCATGGCAGCCCTGACCGAATTCATAGAAACCAGACTCCCACCGACAACCTATGTCAGTCTGATCGCCGACGTGCCTGCAAACAAGCTTTATGAACAGTTCGGCTTTCGTGAGACCGCCCCAGCCTCTATTGGCATGTCCAGGCGGTCAAGCTGA
- a CDS encoding DUF1203 domain-containing protein, with protein sequence MFQIHPLPANEFSHLFGLSDAQLAEKKVQVLISDGAFPCRVSLTDVAAGERVLLLNFEHQPGDTPYRSRHAIFVKDDAHEAELEADVIPQSIVSRFLSVRAFNRQHEIIDADVVKGTEVETLIASFFENPDVDYLHLHYAGRGCFAAKVTRAQA encoded by the coding sequence ATGTTTCAGATACACCCACTTCCAGCAAACGAGTTCTCGCACCTTTTTGGCCTTTCAGACGCCCAATTGGCCGAAAAGAAAGTCCAGGTGCTCATTTCCGACGGCGCTTTCCCTTGCCGCGTATCGCTCACCGATGTTGCAGCAGGAGAACGGGTTCTTCTGCTCAATTTCGAACATCAGCCCGGCGATACTCCCTATAGGTCGCGTCACGCAATTTTTGTCAAAGACGACGCCCATGAAGCCGAGCTGGAAGCCGATGTCATTCCCCAATCCATTGTTTCCCGATTTCTGTCCGTGCGTGCCTTCAACAGGCAGCATGAGATAATCGACGCAGACGTTGTGAAGGGAACGGAGGTTGAAACCCTGATAGCTTCCTTTTTTGAAAACCCCGATGTCGACTATCTTCACCTGCACTATGCGGGACGCGGCTGTTTCGCAGCCAAAGTGACCCGCGCACAGGCGTAG